From the Opitutus sp. ER46 genome, one window contains:
- a CDS encoding DUF4838 domain-containing protein: protein MRRLLAGVLGLVLVTFGRAEVPIVTARRPAAVIVLPDEAPAVVRYAADELVYHVQRATGAVLPIVLESSPAPASGSRIVLGDTQAARQAGMASRTLQPETFILRTAEQAVFIVGGDGSGDPLEPATFGGTLFGVYEWLERDLGIRWLWPGELGIQVPRTPTVAARDVNTTVAPAFFQRNTRGGLSFKGTHPELGFSPAAAAAYAHDQAVFLRRHRMGRGIRLSYHHAFTDWWKKYGAEHPEWFQLVHGKRGPTRPGASYSMCVSNPEFRHEIIALWRRQRAANPDLHFVNAVENGIMGLCECDACRAWDGPTPVDFLKYYPPRSKVIGSRFVTDRYVRFWLELQREAAQIDPAATVVVYNYFNYFAPPTPGMRLNRQILVGSYPSAGWFPRSADEHAWFKQQWADWQQTGARLFSRSNYCLDGYTMPLIYAHQFADEFQWQAAHGMEATDYDAITGQWAAQGPNLYVLLRLQTRPTAPVDQLLAEYYGGFGAAAPAVKAYFEFWERFALDQRTTLNAQYEDNTSRWRAFAVAAHVVFTPAAFATAGRFLAEARVATASDRDATRRVAFLEAGLTHAQLCAAVSQALSLRDPAATPPGGATALAELIAFRRAHEREWIANFNHCAWTEEASWRLAPPVPR, encoded by the coding sequence TTGCGTCGGCTGCTGGCGGGGGTACTCGGCTTGGTGCTGGTCACCTTCGGCCGGGCGGAGGTGCCGATCGTCACCGCGCGTCGGCCGGCGGCGGTCATCGTGCTGCCGGACGAGGCACCGGCCGTCGTGCGGTATGCCGCCGACGAGCTGGTGTATCACGTGCAGCGCGCCACCGGGGCCGTCCTCCCGATCGTATTGGAATCATCACCGGCGCCGGCGTCGGGCAGCCGCATCGTCCTCGGTGACACCCAGGCGGCGCGTCAGGCCGGAATGGCCTCGCGCACGCTGCAACCCGAGACCTTCATCCTCCGCACCGCGGAGCAGGCCGTGTTCATCGTGGGCGGCGACGGTTCGGGCGATCCGCTCGAACCGGCGACCTTCGGGGGCACGCTCTTCGGAGTTTACGAATGGCTGGAACGTGACCTGGGCATCCGCTGGCTCTGGCCCGGCGAACTCGGGATCCAGGTGCCGCGTACGCCAACGGTGGCCGCGCGGGACGTGAACACGACGGTCGCACCGGCATTCTTCCAGCGGAATACGCGCGGCGGTCTCTCCTTCAAGGGGACGCATCCGGAGCTGGGTTTCAGCCCGGCGGCCGCGGCCGCGTACGCCCATGACCAGGCGGTCTTCCTGCGCCGGCATCGTATGGGCCGGGGCATTCGGCTGAGCTACCATCACGCCTTCACCGACTGGTGGAAGAAGTATGGCGCGGAACATCCCGAATGGTTCCAGCTGGTGCACGGGAAACGCGGCCCGACCCGCCCCGGCGCCAGCTATTCGATGTGCGTCTCGAACCCGGAATTCCGGCACGAGATCATCGCGCTCTGGCGGCGGCAGCGCGCGGCCAATCCGGACCTGCATTTCGTCAACGCCGTCGAGAACGGCATCATGGGCCTGTGCGAGTGTGACGCCTGCCGGGCGTGGGACGGTCCGACGCCCGTTGATTTCCTCAAGTACTACCCGCCTCGGTCGAAGGTGATCGGCTCGCGGTTCGTGACCGATCGCTACGTCCGGTTCTGGCTGGAACTGCAGCGCGAGGCGGCGCAGATCGATCCCGCGGCGACGGTCGTCGTGTACAACTACTTCAACTACTTCGCGCCGCCGACGCCGGGCATGAGGCTGAACCGGCAGATACTGGTGGGTTCGTACCCGTCGGCAGGCTGGTTTCCGCGTTCGGCCGACGAGCATGCCTGGTTCAAGCAGCAGTGGGCGGATTGGCAGCAGACGGGCGCCCGGCTGTTCTCGCGCTCCAACTACTGCCTCGATGGCTACACGATGCCGCTGATCTATGCGCACCAGTTCGCCGACGAATTCCAGTGGCAGGCGGCCCACGGGATGGAGGCGACGGACTACGACGCGATCACCGGCCAATGGGCGGCGCAGGGGCCGAACCTTTACGTCCTGCTGCGGCTCCAGACGCGGCCGACCGCTCCGGTCGACCAACTGCTGGCCGAGTACTACGGCGGGTTCGGCGCCGCCGCCCCGGCGGTCAAGGCGTACTTCGAGTTCTGGGAGCGCTTCGCCCTCGACCAGCGCACCACGCTCAACGCGCAGTATGAGGACAACACCTCCCGCTGGCGCGCGTTTGCCGTCGCGGCGCACGTGGTTTTCACGCCGGCGGCGTTCGCGACCGCCGGCCGCTTCCTGGCCGAGGCGCGGGTGGCGACCGCATCCGATCGTGACGCCACGCGCCGGGTTGCCTTCCTGGAGGCGGGCCTGACGCATGCCCAACTCTGCGCGGCGGTCTCGCAGGCGCTCAGCCTGCGCGATCCCGCCGCAACGCCTCCCGGGGGCGCCACCGCGCTGGCCGAACTCATCGCTTTCCGGCGTGCCCACGAACGCGAGTGGATCGCCAACTTCAACCATTGCGCCTGGACCGAGGAGGCGAGCTGGCGGCTGGCGCCGCCCGTGCCCCGTTGA
- a CDS encoding DUF4838 domain-containing protein, producing MHFSPPFPLAALCLVTFAIAGCHAGSNSAPLTAAPANPPSASPAPSLRLVEAGRAAAVIVLPEKPMASVRYAADELAAHVAKSTGATLMIVSESAVTDDADVRIYLGDTRAARAVGIEAAQLPLETFRLLQRGNALFVAGRDGTGDPLDRDTSAGTLFGVYEWLERAVGVRWLWPGELGTFVPQHATLTAAPIDVTIQPRFFQRYVRPGLGWKSNNPALGFTAKAAEEYARVQTVFLRRQRMGRSERIAYGHAFTDWWSKYGREHPEWFQLVNGKRGPTTENARYAMCVSNPGLHAEIVAHWRAAGGATRPGMSLINVVENDILGQCECPQCRAWDGPTPADVNKYYAPNFKVYGAPFVSDRYARFTLAVQQLAARENPNAVAVQYAYFNYFQAPTSGVKLNENVLIGFCPSAGWYPRLDDEHAWYKAQWQGWRDTGARLFFRPNYFLDGYSMPFIFAHQFADDFQHHARNGMVATDFDALTGQWSIQGPNLYLLMRLHVTPDADPDAILAEYYAGFGAAAPQVKAYYDYWERYTMDNRKLTMDVFYDRVAIRWRTWAKVPHRIFPAAAFAPADALLAKAAAAVAHDPECSARVAFLQTGLQHAKLCCAVATKLTLSDPASTAEGGREALRELLAFRRAHEREWFANLNHNAWVEDLSWKLAHETQQPAEYYP from the coding sequence ATGCACTTTTCGCCCCCATTTCCCCTCGCCGCACTCTGCCTGGTGACCTTCGCAATCGCCGGCTGCCACGCCGGTTCGAATTCCGCCCCGCTCACCGCCGCACCGGCCAATCCGCCTTCGGCATCGCCGGCGCCTTCCCTTCGCCTCGTCGAGGCGGGGCGCGCTGCCGCCGTCATTGTCCTGCCGGAGAAACCGATGGCGTCGGTGCGGTACGCCGCGGACGAACTCGCAGCCCACGTGGCCAAGTCCACGGGGGCGACGCTCATGATCGTGTCCGAGTCCGCCGTGACCGACGACGCGGACGTCCGGATCTACCTCGGTGACACCCGGGCCGCGCGGGCGGTCGGGATCGAGGCCGCGCAACTCCCGCTGGAAACCTTCCGGCTGCTGCAGCGGGGAAACGCGCTGTTTGTCGCCGGGCGCGACGGCACCGGCGATCCGCTCGACCGCGACACCTCGGCGGGCACGTTGTTCGGCGTCTACGAATGGCTGGAGCGCGCGGTCGGCGTCCGCTGGCTGTGGCCCGGCGAACTCGGCACCTTCGTGCCCCAACACGCGACGCTCACGGCCGCGCCGATCGATGTCACCATCCAACCGCGGTTTTTCCAGCGTTACGTCCGGCCCGGCCTGGGCTGGAAGAGCAACAATCCGGCCCTGGGATTCACCGCCAAGGCGGCGGAGGAATACGCCCGGGTCCAGACGGTCTTTCTGCGGCGGCAACGCATGGGCCGCAGCGAACGCATCGCCTACGGCCATGCCTTCACGGATTGGTGGTCCAAATACGGCCGGGAACATCCCGAGTGGTTTCAGTTGGTGAATGGGAAACGCGGACCCACGACCGAGAATGCCCGGTATGCGATGTGCGTTTCGAACCCCGGACTGCACGCGGAGATTGTCGCGCACTGGCGCGCCGCTGGCGGTGCCACCCGCCCGGGCATGAGTCTGATCAATGTCGTGGAGAACGATATTCTCGGGCAATGCGAATGTCCGCAGTGCCGCGCCTGGGACGGACCGACGCCCGCCGACGTCAACAAGTACTACGCGCCCAACTTCAAGGTGTACGGCGCCCCGTTCGTGAGCGACCGGTACGCCCGGTTCACGCTGGCGGTGCAGCAGCTTGCCGCCCGAGAGAATCCCAACGCGGTGGCGGTGCAGTACGCGTACTTCAACTACTTCCAGGCGCCCACTTCCGGCGTGAAGCTCAACGAGAACGTGCTGATCGGGTTCTGCCCGTCGGCCGGGTGGTATCCCCGGCTGGACGATGAGCACGCCTGGTACAAGGCGCAGTGGCAGGGCTGGCGGGATACGGGAGCGCGGCTGTTCTTCCGTCCGAACTACTTCCTGGACGGCTACAGCATGCCCTTCATCTTCGCTCACCAGTTTGCCGATGATTTCCAGCACCACGCCCGCAACGGGATGGTCGCGACGGACTTCGACGCCCTCACCGGCCAGTGGAGCATCCAGGGGCCGAACCTCTACCTGCTAATGCGGCTGCACGTCACACCGGACGCCGATCCCGACGCGATCCTGGCGGAGTACTATGCCGGGTTCGGTGCCGCCGCCCCGCAGGTGAAGGCCTACTACGATTACTGGGAGCGGTACACGATGGATAATCGGAAGCTCACGATGGACGTGTTCTACGACCGCGTGGCGATCCGCTGGCGCACCTGGGCCAAGGTGCCGCACCGCATCTTCCCGGCGGCCGCGTTTGCCCCCGCCGACGCGCTGCTGGCGAAAGCTGCGGCCGCGGTGGCCCATGATCCCGAGTGCTCCGCCCGCGTCGCTTTCCTGCAGACTGGGCTCCAGCATGCGAAGCTCTGCTGTGCGGTGGCCACCAAGCTGACGTTGTCCGATCCCGCGTCCACGGCCGAAGGCGGCCGCGAGGCGCTGCGTGAACTTCTCGCCTTCCGCCGCGCGCATGAACGCGAATGGTTCGCCAATCTCAACCACAATGCCTGGGTCGAGGACCTGAGCTGGAAGCTCGCGCACGAGACGCAGCAGCCGGCCGAGTACTACCCGTGA